Genomic DNA from Manihot esculenta cultivar AM560-2 chromosome 15, M.esculenta_v8, whole genome shotgun sequence:
GAAATTTCTTACATGCACCCCCGCTCGGCCATTAGgatgttattaatttaaatttaaaggtAGAATTATCATAATTTTGGATAGTATGTCACAATTTATTGACCGTGTGCATACACCCAGGTATATGTAATAATCACTAAATCCCTAAGGTGTAAATAGGAGTTATTGTCCTGATCAAATGTTTTTGCGGCAATCTATGGACAGGATATTATGCCAATTTAAGTCATGCTTTAAACTCTTTGCTTAGCCAACAGCTAACAATGGTTGTAGGATTTTTGACACAACTTGGACTTGCATTTGTAAGTTTGTAATGGCACCAGGTGtctgagaaaataaaaacataaatatttggTAAATCATAGGTCCTCCTCATCTTACTCCTTTTTTGTGAATCTCTTGTGATGTTTtcattcttttccttttatctgTTGTTATTGTACTATGCTTTGCAGATCCTGAATGATAATTCTGGAAATTTGGATGCCAAAAAAGCATGCACCGGAGCAATGAAGCTTCACAAGAAATACTTAAAGAAGGTTCTTCTCTTACCTCGTTGTAGTATGGCATAGTTcgctaaaattattttttttttaatccctCTTCTGGTTATTCCTTAAAACCCATTTTTTATTTGTTGCTACTGCAGGCCAAGAAGACGTAGTGTATGATGAAAGACATGattttgtttattattattgtattttattttgtttttttttttttttttgttgttgctgTGGTCGAGACAAATAGGATGCTAGTGCATTTTGTGTCTTGATTTTTGGCAAAGTGATAAAATCTTTAGCTTGGAGATTACAGAATTGTACAATCCCTCAACCTGCAAAAATGGTCCTAAAGAAAGGAAATTGATGTAGGTGAAAATCAATCACTTCCTCATTAGTTGTGTATCTAAATTAAACATCCTTATTCTTTGGAATTTCCTACGCAAAAATTCCATGTTGTATTATTACATGTTTTCTTGTTTACAATCATCaaatgaaaagaaaggaaaaagaaaatatatattttgtttgTATCAATGTGACTTTATGTCCAATTTTCATAGGTTCCAAATGTGATGTTACTATTCTAATTAAAGCAAAAcctctctgaatttttactaattaaaatttgacATTTTTTGAGTAACAGTTTTTTAGACAGTAGCCATTACTTAGAGAACTATGAATTCATCAAAAGTCAAATAGAACACAGAGAACAGTTTATGGATGATGCTTTGAGCAACTAAAATATTGTGGGAACAAACCTCTTGTCTGTTGAATGATAACCCTAACTATGAGCAGAAATTTTGGCACAAAATTACCCAGCCAGCAGGATCAAATGATACGACGtcgttgattttttttttctttttaaataaataatatggttAATTTTtgttcataattattatttttttgtgtgTAACAATGCATTTCATAACTATTAAAACATAACAAGAGTTACAATATTCTGATATTCGAAAAATAGAGCTTACAGTGGATGTATAAACTTGGCTGAAGAAAAAGACGTTCCTCCTTCTCTGCTACAGTGCTATCTATCTCTGTCACTCAGATTCGTATGAACGGATATGTCAGAGCACCCTTCTATGCCAAGCGGCTATTTAATTTTCCCAGCGCGCATGCTGATAGGGCTGCGAGGTGATTGGGCTTGCTCCCCTATCTCTTGTCACGTCACCAGGCTAGGTTTTCCTCAGATGGGCTCGCGCGCGTGGCCTATCCAGCCTGCTTCACATCACCGGGCCAGGGTACGCAGCGCTGGGATGGTTTGCTTAAGAAATGCCGGATGGATTTTAAGTCTGCGTTTTTCTTTGAGGTCAGGCCTTTACCCCAAATATAGAAAGTCCGGCGGTCATCAAGTTACAAAATAGAGACTAACACTAAAGGACTAGCTACAATCCAGTCACAAGACAAAACATTTCTCAAATAAAGTTTAGCCACAATATTAGAAACTCGATTACTTTATCGATACACAAATTCAAACAAAAGATTAGACAATCGATAACTAAGATTATAACAGTAGCCATAATAGTCACAATGTCTGAAAAAAACGAAAATTAAAGCTCAGTCAGCATTATGTAGAGATTTTTATATCCATAGAATATATAAGTGATTATGAATCTTTAGTTAAAACTAATCGAAAAGTCTTAAGTACTGCACGAGTTTCTCCTGCCAAAAGAGAGCAGCACCGAACATATTTAACCACCCATCTAATAAAGGGATCATCACAGTAATAGCAATAGGAAAAAATCCAGTAATATTAAACTTGTAAGAGCAAGGATTAAAAAATCAAGTGACATGTGCATATGAATAAAGAAAGACAATATGCTCCAATATTTCTACTTGTACAAAGCAAAAAAAAGACACTAATACGACACCAAATTATATAAGCTTGAAGCTCCATTATAcagtaaatattaaaaaaaaaatcttaaatttagaCTGAAGACCAGGCACGTTGTTCATAGTTAATTAAGCTTTGTATTAGGACCCCGCATTATAAACAATCCAGGGCCTGTTTATGCATAAAAATGAGAaaccatttattttatttatttttcctttttttcagttttttaatttatattttcaattcttaatttttattaaaaaaattatataaagaattgtttttttttttaatttcaatagaaagtaggataaattataatttgggAAAATTTCCCCTTTGCTGATTTGAACtctatatttttctaaataatttcAAGTTATATTGAcacttaaataaaatatcatattttatgTTATATCAAAACAACGATATACCTAAATACCCATTAATGATTAAAGAGCCataaatgtttaaaaaaaagctaattcttattttaatttttatagtaatcTAAATAACAGATAAAATTTCCAATTAAAATAAGTCATGGCCAATAGATagcttttttaaagaaaataataatatctttgGAGTCGGTGAGCCCAAAGATATTATGTGTCATCCCATCACGTGCACATTTTCCATGATTCACTTGTGTGTCATACTTTCTCcccaaaaatatttcattttgcCTTTGTGCCGCTTAAAAATATAAGCAATTGTCATCTCTAGATAAGCAAACCCAATTGTTACAAATCAACGAGGTTAACGGTTATTGGATTAGTAATTTAAAGATGGCACACTTTCTAAGACCCTGTTTGGCGAGTTTGGATGTtagaaaagtaattttttaacagAAATACCAAATAGGTTCTATCACCATTCCATATGATAGGATGACAAATACAGAGCATTAAACAGCTACTCATACaacattatttaatatatactaAGACAAGGATAGCCTGAAACTGAAAGAGTAGCACTCGCTCATGTTTTCATTCATATAGTCCTTCAGTATAAGAAACTCCAGTGGATTTTAACCATTCTCCTCCTTGAATCAGCTCTGCAACAGTAAATTTCCTGGCCTCATTTGGATCTGTAATCACATGGTAACCAGGCCACTTCACTCGGTTGCTAGTATCTGCGCCTGGCCCGTTATTTGCAAACTCACCATAATACAAAGTCTTTAATGCAAAATCCCCATCCCACTCTGCCCACCCTGCAGGATGAATATGCCCACGAATGTAAGACTGGAGCACCACGGTCCTCGAGTACTCTTTCCATGGCCTACCAAGATATGTACGAATTGAACTTTGTACAGATTCAAGGTCAGGGCTTGCAAGAATTTTACATCTCTGGATTGATGTTCCTGTGTTTTGATTTGGGTCTATTCGACCCTGTGCAGTGACCATGTTCTTCTGATGTGGCATAGGCTTTCGTGCGATAATTTGGCAGTTTTGAAGAACAACAGCTGCATTACCAAATATGAAGTCAATTGTTCCAGTTATGAAGCAATTTCTGTAGAACTGTCTCTGGTTATGTGCATAGAGTGTGTCTTGGTATGCGTCAATAAGACAACCATTAATGACAGATAGGTCAGCGCTAACACGAAGTGCTACAGCTTGGTGCTTCTCAGGTCCTGCAGTGTTCTGGACACAAACGTTTTGTAGAATGAATCCATCCCCTGCAACAGCTGCATACAAAACAGTAATATTTCATATAATCTTTTCAAGAAATCACTGAAATTTTCACACCAGAGAGACCATAATAGCAGAGATTAAAGCTAAGAACTGGTGGGTAGTGATAAAAGTAGAATGTGATTACCAAGGGTGGCTGATTTGAAGGTTGTTGATCCATCCACCACATTGAGGCTACCAGTAATGATGGTGAGATCCATCCCATCACCCACAATCATtacattcttcttcttcttcccaacATCCACATTCTCCTTGTAAGTTCCTTTCTTCACATAAATCACATACCGGGTTTTACTCTTATCAGGAGCTGATTCCACAGCTTCTTGAATTGTTTTGAAGTTCCCACTACCATCTTTTGCTACCACCACATTGGCCTGAATATTGCTCGATGTACTTTCTATAAGTTTTCGATCCCTGGCCAAGATCCATGACGGAAATCCCCCATTTAATGTCCGGAGATTTTCATCCTTCTTGGAGGCTGAAAGACTAGCAACAACTGCTAGAGATGTTCTTGTTTTGGATATCAAATCTTGGAGCAATACTTTCATGGATTGTTGGGTTGTATCGGCAATCGCATCCAAGCAAGTAGCATGATTAGTGAGTACACCACTAAGCCATGTATGTGCATCATCAGAGTGTGTGCTCCAGTTGGCTACAGCCGATA
This window encodes:
- the LOC110601796 gene encoding pectinesterase, which gives rise to MASDAHHPLLDSSTNSNSSPMVLVFLLSLSAFAVSSVFLAPHLLKVSQHSDPSFLQHLCDQAYDPQACLLTISEAVKDNGAVQQSNGINILKILLVKSLPQMTTAVEAAASGIKLQGKNQKDQGALADCLELMDLSIDRVNYILSAVANWSTHSDDAHTWLSGVLTNHATCLDAIADTTQQSMKVLLQDLISKTRTSLAVVASLSASKKDENLRTLNGGFPSWILARDRKLIESTSSNIQANVVVAKDGSGNFKTIQEAVESAPDKSKTRYVIYVKKGTYKENVDVGKKKKNVMIVGDGMDLTIITGSLNVVDGSTTFKSATLAVAGDGFILQNVCVQNTAGPEKHQAVALRVSADLSVINGCLIDAYQDTLYAHNQRQFYRNCFITGTIDFIFGNAAVVLQNCQIIARKPMPHQKNMVTAQGRIDPNQNTGTSIQRCKILASPDLESVQSSIRTYLGRPWKEYSRTVVLQSYIRGHIHPAGWAEWDGDFALKTLYYGEFANNGPGADTSNRVKWPGYHVITDPNEARKFTVAELIQGGEWLKSTGVSYTEGLYE